Proteins from one Victivallis lenta genomic window:
- a CDS encoding RnfABCDGE type electron transport complex subunit B, giving the protein MNTLILAVIIMAGVGLVLGIVIGIFAKLFRVETDPRIDLVVELLPGANCGGCGMAGCSDFAKAVVSGKAAPSKCPVSSSEQVSAIAKALGIEAGEAFKQKAVVVCGGDREQTLRLAGYNGVADCVSASLVAGGPKGCAYGCLGMGSCARKCPFGAIEMINGLAVVHKELCVGCGSCVAVCPRNVIKLVPADAEVHVYCNSPLKAPAKRQVCKVACIGCRKCAKAAPEKFVIEGFKAAVNYAHAPLPTQEDVQAAGCPTGALLTAEEHLHIEKHDPEWSAEK; this is encoded by the coding sequence ATGAATACTCTGATTTTAGCCGTCATCATCATGGCCGGGGTCGGGCTTGTCCTCGGCATCGTCATCGGTATTTTCGCAAAGCTGTTCCGGGTCGAAACCGATCCGCGGATCGACCTTGTGGTCGAGCTGCTGCCCGGTGCGAACTGCGGCGGCTGCGGCATGGCGGGCTGTTCCGACTTCGCCAAGGCGGTCGTCTCCGGCAAAGCCGCGCCGTCGAAATGCCCGGTCTCCTCGAGCGAACAGGTCAGCGCGATCGCGAAGGCGCTCGGCATCGAAGCCGGCGAAGCGTTCAAACAGAAGGCCGTCGTGGTCTGCGGCGGCGACCGCGAGCAGACCCTGCGGCTGGCCGGCTACAACGGTGTCGCCGACTGCGTCTCGGCTTCGCTGGTCGCCGGAGGACCGAAGGGGTGTGCCTACGGCTGCCTCGGCATGGGCTCCTGCGCACGGAAATGCCCGTTCGGCGCGATCGAGATGATCAACGGCCTGGCCGTCGTCCATAAGGAGCTCTGCGTCGGCTGCGGCAGCTGCGTGGCGGTCTGTCCGCGCAACGTGATCAAGCTGGTTCCGGCCGACGCCGAAGTCCACGTCTACTGCAACTCGCCGCTGAAGGCTCCGGCCAAGCGGCAGGTCTGCAAGGTGGCCTGCATCGGCTGCCGCAAATGCGCGAAGGCCGCACCCGAGAAATTCGTCATCGAGGGATTCAAGGCCGCCGTCAACTATGCGCATGCCCCGCTGCCGACGCAGGAAGACGTCCAGGCGGCCGGTTGTCCGACCGGAGCGCTGCTCACCGCAGAAGAGCATCTCCATATTGAAAAGCACGATCCGGAATGGAGCGCTGAAAAATGA
- a CDS encoding RnfABCDGE type electron transport complex subunit G has product MSLKNSENFIVLGLFLAVLGLISAVLLAVFSDIVREPIAAAELRNTNKALEQILPPFDNQPSQDKVEIEAGGSAITFMGAVKDGRLVALAARGERKGYAGPVQALVGLDVDGKIRAVLITKQNETPGLGANVCERKFKKTIFNLFQKRPEGIAPNAFLDQFDGKSAAKGVTWKVKKDGGNIDYVTGATVTSRTITALTDEIAQCYLANREEIIRKLAPSGGNK; this is encoded by the coding sequence ATGAGCCTGAAAAACAGTGAAAATTTTATCGTTCTCGGCCTCTTCCTCGCAGTGCTCGGGCTGATCTCGGCCGTGCTGCTGGCGGTCTTTTCGGACATCGTCAGGGAGCCGATCGCCGCCGCCGAGCTGCGCAACACGAACAAGGCGCTCGAACAGATCCTGCCGCCGTTCGACAACCAGCCGTCGCAGGACAAGGTTGAAATCGAAGCCGGCGGCTCGGCCATCACCTTCATGGGCGCGGTGAAGGACGGCAGGCTGGTCGCCCTCGCCGCCCGCGGGGAGCGCAAAGGCTACGCCGGTCCGGTCCAGGCGCTGGTCGGTCTGGATGTCGACGGAAAAATCCGCGCGGTTCTCATTACCAAACAGAATGAAACGCCGGGGCTCGGCGCAAATGTCTGCGAACGCAAATTCAAAAAGACGATCTTCAATCTCTTCCAGAAGCGGCCGGAAGGAATCGCGCCGAATGCGTTCCTCGACCAGTTCGACGGCAAGAGCGCCGCAAAGGGCGTCACCTGGAAGGTGAAGAAGGACGGCGGCAACATCGATTATGTGACCGGAGCGACCGTCACCAGCCGGACGATCACCGCCCTGACTGACGAGATCGCCCAGTGCTACCTTGCCAACCGCGAGGAGATCATCCGTAAACTTGCTCCGTCGGGAGGGAACAAATAA
- a CDS encoding SpoIIE family protein phosphatase, whose product MKAFRDWDLACKINAAILLFLLVAGGLIGGVLYWKTRQILSEEVDTSARAAVRLAAERINRDFPVVEAAAQELALSIELLRPDEAQQKAMIRATLERLRKSVPALCGISIAYIPYGADPESRYYMLYTHVNKAGEIEVARIGGEEYQYFKFDWFTIPQLLDRAVWTEPYLDLYADILMSTRSQPIRDAGGKFIGMTGFDLSLEAINAQVVAADVYGYGQEFLISRFGRFVAFPEDPAHPYETKELRDEAAHLSQSTIFSYADLLRAKMFSGDDASGRLRQIGQEMLRGRSGEARGRIFNRRAGVERIFYAPVSAPGWSLGVAYPESLLMAPLNSLTYRIVPVAAAALLLCLAATGILIRILTRPLGRLADAAGSIGAGNFNTPLPVPKGGDQIGRLAEAFRAMQQALGSYTEKVRETTAARERIESELEVARQIQMGILPRMLPPLPDAREFSLFATLRPARKVGGDLYDFFYLDEFHYCFIVGDVSDKGIPAALFMAVTQTLQRSEAEKLREPGPLVSRINELLSRNNETMMFVTYFLGILDVRTGEVRYTNAGHNPPCIRRAGGALELLSTRHGPALGVVPGTVYGSGSVRLGDGDTFVLYTDGVTEAENPGHDPFGSGALLRVLAYCPDSSPAGLGKEILQAVDRFAGEAEQADDITLLILRFNAFAEKGAPCLNS is encoded by the coding sequence ATGAAGGCGTTCCGCGACTGGGATCTTGCGTGCAAGATCAATGCGGCCATTCTGCTCTTCCTGCTGGTCGCCGGCGGACTCATCGGCGGCGTGCTGTACTGGAAGACCCGGCAGATCCTGAGCGAGGAGGTCGATACGTCCGCCCGCGCCGCCGTCCGGCTGGCGGCGGAACGGATCAACCGGGATTTTCCGGTTGTCGAGGCGGCGGCGCAGGAGCTGGCGCTCTCCATCGAACTGCTGCGCCCGGATGAAGCGCAGCAGAAAGCCATGATCCGCGCGACGCTCGAACGGCTGCGGAAAAGCGTTCCGGCGCTCTGCGGCATCAGCATCGCCTATATTCCGTACGGCGCCGACCCCGAATCGCGGTATTATATGCTCTACACGCATGTGAACAAGGCCGGAGAGATCGAGGTCGCCCGGATCGGCGGGGAGGAGTACCAGTACTTCAAGTTCGACTGGTTCACGATTCCGCAGCTTCTCGACCGCGCGGTCTGGACCGAGCCGTATCTGGATCTGTATGCCGATATCCTTATGAGCACCCGCTCCCAGCCGATCCGCGATGCGGGCGGGAAGTTCATCGGCATGACCGGTTTCGATCTGTCGCTCGAGGCGATCAACGCCCAGGTTGTCGCTGCCGACGTTTACGGCTACGGACAGGAGTTCCTGATTTCACGGTTCGGCCGGTTCGTCGCTTTCCCGGAGGACCCGGCGCATCCGTACGAGACGAAGGAGCTCCGCGACGAGGCCGCGCATCTGTCCCAGTCCACCATTTTCAGTTATGCCGACCTGCTGCGGGCGAAGATGTTCTCCGGCGACGACGCCTCCGGGCGGCTCCGCCAGATCGGGCAGGAGATGCTCCGGGGCAGGAGCGGCGAAGCGCGCGGCCGCATTTTCAATCGCCGCGCCGGGGTGGAACGGATCTTTTACGCTCCGGTTTCCGCCCCGGGATGGAGTCTCGGTGTCGCTTATCCGGAGTCCCTGCTGATGGCGCCGCTGAATTCCCTGACTTACCGCATCGTGCCGGTCGCGGCCGCGGCGCTGCTTCTCTGCCTGGCCGCAACCGGCATCCTGATCCGCATCCTGACCCGGCCGCTCGGCAGGCTCGCCGACGCCGCCGGATCGATCGGAGCCGGCAACTTCAATACGCCGCTGCCTGTGCCGAAAGGCGGCGACCAGATCGGCAGGCTCGCCGAAGCATTCCGCGCCATGCAGCAGGCGCTCGGCAGCTACACGGAGAAGGTCCGCGAAACGACCGCGGCGCGCGAACGCATCGAGAGCGAGCTTGAAGTCGCCCGACAGATTCAGATGGGCATCCTGCCGCGCATGCTGCCGCCGCTGCCGGACGCCCGGGAATTCTCTCTGTTCGCAACGCTGCGCCCGGCCCGGAAGGTCGGCGGGGACCTCTATGACTTCTTCTATCTCGATGAATTCCACTACTGCTTCATCGTCGGGGATGTTTCCGACAAGGGGATTCCGGCCGCTCTTTTCATGGCGGTGACCCAGACCCTCCAGCGCAGCGAGGCGGAGAAGCTCCGGGAGCCCGGCCCGCTGGTGTCGCGCATCAACGAGCTCCTGAGCCGCAACAACGAAACCATGATGTTCGTCACTTACTTCCTCGGCATTCTCGACGTGCGCACCGGGGAAGTCCGCTACACGAACGCCGGACATAATCCGCCGTGCATCCGCCGCGCCGGCGGCGCGCTCGAGCTGCTGTCGACCCGCCACGGGCCCGCGCTCGGCGTCGTGCCCGGCACGGTTTACGGTTCCGGCAGTGTTCGGCTCGGCGACGGCGATACGTTTGTGCTCTACACCGACGGCGTGACCGAGGCGGAGAATCCGGGGCACGACCCGTTCGGCTCCGGGGCGCTGCTGCGGGTACTCGCGTATTGCCCGGATTCGTCGCCGGCCGGGCTAGGGAAGGAGATCCTGCAGGCGGTCGACCGTTTCGCGGGAGAGGCGGAGCAGGCGGACGACATCACCCTCCTGATTCTGAGGTTCAATGCATTTGCAGAGAAAGGGGCGCCATGTTTGAATTCCTGA
- a CDS encoding RnfABCDGE type electron transport complex subunit D, translating into MSDEINNEIKLPTGDKLVLSSSPHIKDSDSVRRIMYKVILALLPACIAGVYFFGWRAALVMLLTMAFCVGAEALWCFLAKKPVTGTISDGSAALTGLLLALNLPPQVPYWVCLIGAFLAIWLGKQVFGGIGNNPFNPALVARVGLLIALPAIMTTWQPARGMSPDSADAELWYSPATIQELKDGKPLDSVSCATPLGVVGTTKKITDRSFEAESNFEAVSNNDLMFRYFLGQKGGCIGETSVLALLIGGIILVLFKLINWRVPVVYIGTVAVFAGIVHYFFPGVTPPPLFHLLTGGLILGAVFMATDMVTSPITPTGCIVFAFGCGVITTVIRIWGNYPEGVSFSILFMNALVPLIDRYCTVRPFGYVAKRG; encoded by the coding sequence ATGTCTGACGAAATCAACAATGAAATCAAGCTGCCGACCGGCGACAAGCTCGTATTGAGCTCATCGCCCCACATCAAGGATTCGGACAGCGTGCGCCGCATCATGTACAAGGTCATCCTGGCCCTGCTGCCGGCCTGCATCGCCGGCGTCTACTTCTTCGGCTGGCGCGCGGCGCTGGTCATGCTGCTGACCATGGCTTTCTGCGTCGGCGCCGAAGCGCTCTGGTGCTTCCTCGCCAAGAAGCCGGTCACCGGAACCATCTCCGACGGCAGCGCCGCTCTGACCGGGCTGCTGCTGGCGCTGAACCTTCCGCCGCAGGTGCCGTACTGGGTCTGCCTGATCGGCGCGTTTCTCGCCATCTGGCTCGGCAAACAGGTGTTCGGCGGCATCGGCAACAACCCGTTCAACCCGGCGCTCGTGGCGCGGGTCGGGCTCCTGATTGCGCTGCCGGCGATCATGACGACCTGGCAGCCCGCCCGCGGCATGAGTCCGGACAGCGCCGACGCGGAACTCTGGTACTCGCCCGCGACGATTCAGGAGCTGAAGGACGGCAAGCCGCTCGACTCGGTCAGCTGCGCGACTCCGCTCGGCGTCGTCGGCACGACCAAAAAGATCACCGACCGCTCATTCGAGGCCGAATCGAATTTCGAAGCGGTCTCGAACAACGACCTGATGTTCCGTTACTTTCTCGGGCAGAAGGGCGGCTGCATCGGGGAAACCAGCGTCCTGGCCCTGCTGATCGGCGGCATCATCCTCGTGCTCTTCAAGCTCATCAACTGGCGCGTGCCGGTGGTCTACATCGGAACCGTCGCGGTATTTGCCGGAATCGTGCACTATTTCTTCCCGGGCGTCACGCCGCCGCCGCTGTTCCATCTTCTCACGGGCGGCCTGATCCTCGGCGCCGTGTTCATGGCGACGGATATGGTCACCAGTCCGATCACGCCGACCGGCTGCATCGTCTTCGCCTTCGGCTGCGGCGTCATCACTACCGTGATCCGCATCTGGGGCAATTATCCGGAGGGGGTCAGCTTCTCGATTCTGTTCATGAACGCGCTGGTGCCGCTCATCGACCGCTACTGCACGGTGCGGCCGTTCGGCTACGTGGCGAAACGGGGGTAA
- a CDS encoding ABC transporter substrate-binding protein: MKRCRKYAGLLLLLAAFSAAAETAGERRWIITMTWLPQAQFAGVYYAKEAGIFEKYGLSVEIRHKTAELSIIDYLTQKRSEFIVAPLATALLARSEKVPLVNIGQVSQSGAVMLVTAGKNGIRKAEDLKKPDAAGKPRRFGIWSVDFGMAPLAFLRKQGVAGEIVPLNTDIALFLWGAVDVISVMEYNEYYQILASGRQPAELTVFRLRDYGIDVPEDGVYTLESTAAEYPGVCLALRRAVMEGWREAVKHPKKALEYVWKYCARDNGRFDPAHQYWMLTVYGKLLGLGTPQAGVLSPAAYDAAVKLFRRSGLIAGSVDYRQFCPNLAETSGGRP; the protein is encoded by the coding sequence GTGAAACGTTGCAGGAAATATGCCGGGCTGCTCCTGCTTCTCGCCGCTTTTTCCGCCGCGGCGGAGACGGCCGGGGAACGGCGCTGGATCATCACAATGACCTGGCTGCCGCAGGCGCAGTTCGCCGGCGTTTATTATGCGAAAGAGGCCGGGATTTTTGAAAAATACGGCCTCTCCGTCGAAATCCGCCACAAGACCGCCGAGCTGTCGATCATCGATTACCTGACGCAGAAGCGTTCGGAATTCATCGTCGCTCCGCTGGCGACCGCGCTGCTCGCCCGGTCGGAGAAGGTTCCGCTGGTCAATATCGGCCAGGTCAGCCAGAGCGGCGCCGTCATGCTGGTCACGGCCGGAAAAAACGGCATCCGGAAAGCGGAAGACCTGAAAAAGCCGGATGCGGCCGGAAAACCGCGCCGGTTCGGCATCTGGTCGGTGGATTTCGGCATGGCGCCGCTGGCCTTTCTGCGCAAACAGGGCGTCGCCGGAGAGATCGTGCCGCTGAATACCGACATCGCGCTTTTTCTCTGGGGCGCGGTGGATGTGATTTCCGTCATGGAATACAACGAATATTACCAGATCCTGGCCTCCGGCCGCCAGCCGGCGGAGCTGACCGTATTCCGTCTCCGAGACTACGGCATCGACGTTCCGGAGGACGGCGTCTATACGCTGGAGAGCACCGCCGCGGAGTATCCCGGCGTCTGCCTCGCATTGCGCCGCGCCGTGATGGAGGGGTGGCGCGAGGCCGTGAAACATCCGAAAAAGGCCCTCGAATACGTCTGGAAATACTGCGCGCGGGACAACGGGCGCTTCGACCCCGCCCATCAGTACTGGATGCTGACCGTGTACGGCAAACTGCTCGGGCTCGGCACGCCGCAGGCGGGTGTGCTCTCCCCCGCCGCATACGATGCGGCCGTGAAGCTTTTCCGGCGCAGCGGTCTCATCGCCGGCAGTGTGGATTACCGGCAGTTCTGCCCGAATCTCGCTGAAACGTCAGGAGGCCGGCCATGA
- the pyrE gene encoding orotate phosphoribosyltransferase — protein MTEQEIIKILEDSGALLTGHFQLRSGLHSSRFFQAALLLQYPDKAETVCRFLADQFRGQGIETVISPAVGGLIVGQEVARALGVRAIFADKEDGRLVLKRGFAIKPGEKVLVAEDVVTKGGRVQQTVDLVRGMGGEVVGIAVIVDRSGGDAKFDVPFRSALKLSLPTYEPAECPLCKQNMPIDRPGSK, from the coding sequence ATGACGGAACAGGAAATCATCAAAATTCTGGAAGATTCCGGTGCGCTTCTGACCGGTCATTTTCAGCTTCGCAGCGGACTGCACAGCAGCCGCTTCTTTCAGGCCGCTCTGCTTCTGCAGTACCCGGACAAGGCCGAAACGGTCTGCCGGTTCCTCGCCGATCAGTTCCGGGGGCAGGGGATTGAGACGGTGATCTCTCCGGCGGTCGGCGGCCTGATCGTCGGCCAGGAGGTCGCCCGTGCGCTCGGAGTCCGCGCGATTTTCGCGGACAAGGAGGACGGCCGGCTGGTCCTGAAGCGCGGTTTTGCGATCAAGCCGGGGGAGAAGGTCCTCGTCGCCGAGGACGTGGTCACCAAGGGCGGCCGGGTCCAGCAGACGGTCGATCTCGTCCGCGGCATGGGCGGGGAAGTGGTCGGCATTGCGGTGATCGTCGACCGTTCCGGCGGCGATGCGAAGTTCGATGTTCCGTTCAGAAGCGCCCTCAAGCTTTCGCTGCCGACCTACGAGCCGGCCGAATGTCCGCTCTGCAAACAAAATATGCCGATCGATCGGCCGGGGTCGAAATAA
- a CDS encoding electron transport complex protein RnfA — translation MKYLELTIGAILVYNFVLARFLGICPFLGVSKRLGTAMGMSGAVVFVMTIASFITSLIYRYLLKFEIDGTPYDLSFLQVLLFILVIAGLVQLIEIMLQKLSPKLYQALGIYLPLITTNCAVLGAATINADSNYTVPEATVFGLCSGIGFALALLLFSSLRERLDLAEVPKPFQGTPIALITAGILAMAFVGFSGLC, via the coding sequence ATGAAGTATCTGGAACTCACCATCGGCGCGATTTTGGTCTACAATTTCGTGCTGGCCCGGTTCCTGGGGATCTGCCCGTTTCTCGGGGTCTCCAAACGTCTGGGCACCGCCATGGGGATGTCCGGCGCGGTCGTATTCGTCATGACGATCGCGTCGTTCATCACCTCGCTCATCTACCGTTACCTGCTGAAATTCGAGATCGACGGCACGCCGTACGATCTGTCGTTTCTGCAGGTGCTGCTGTTCATCCTGGTCATCGCCGGGCTGGTGCAGCTGATCGAGATCATGCTCCAGAAGCTCAGCCCGAAGCTTTATCAGGCGCTCGGCATCTACCTGCCGCTCATCACGACGAACTGCGCGGTGCTCGGCGCGGCGACGATCAACGCCGACAGCAATTACACGGTGCCGGAGGCGACGGTGTTCGGCCTCTGCTCCGGCATCGGCTTTGCGCTGGCACTGCTGCTTTTCTCGAGCCTGCGCGAACGGCTCGACCTCGCCGAAGTTCCGAAACCGTTCCAGGGAACCCCGATCGCCCTCATCACAGCCGGAATCCTGGCGATGGCGTTCGTCGGCTTCTCGGGACTCTGCTGA
- the rsxC gene encoding electron transport complex subunit RsxC: MSKNSRNVMSFDGGIHPAGDGKSLSAGSPVRKAPLLDRYTVVISESVGKPPKPVVKAGDEVKKHQLIAEADGFVSANLHAPTSGKVIGIVDVQGAMGMPVPAIQIEADGKDEAAEPMPALDWRCAPVSDLLKRITDCGVVGMGGAAFPTHVKLSPPPEKEVDTLILNGAECEPYLTADHRLMLENPGAVLEGAAISAKILGVKNIYIGVEVNKVDAIEALNRNAADFGVRVVGLKVQYPQGSEKQLIKAITDREVPTGGLPMDAHCVVQNVGTAAAVADAVCRGIPLVERITTVTGEVVKNPGNWLLKLGTPVIEAIRFAGGVTAEPGKLIMGGPMMGFAQKNFDVTICKNSSGVLLLPQSESIAYGSAGCIRCGRCVEGCPMNLVPCLLGNAIEAERFELAAQNHVMDCLECGSCAYVCPAHRPLVQHMRRAKAEIRKQSKK; encoded by the coding sequence ATGAGCAAGAATTCCCGTAATGTCATGAGTTTCGACGGGGGAATCCACCCCGCCGGCGACGGCAAGAGCCTCAGCGCGGGCAGTCCCGTCCGGAAAGCGCCGCTGCTTGACCGTTATACCGTCGTCATCTCCGAGAGCGTCGGCAAGCCGCCGAAACCGGTCGTGAAGGCCGGCGATGAAGTGAAGAAGCATCAGCTGATCGCCGAAGCGGACGGTTTTGTCTCCGCGAATCTCCACGCGCCGACCAGCGGCAAGGTCATCGGCATCGTCGACGTGCAGGGCGCGATGGGCATGCCGGTCCCGGCCATCCAGATCGAGGCGGACGGCAAAGACGAGGCCGCCGAACCGATGCCGGCGCTCGACTGGCGCTGCGCACCGGTTTCCGATCTGCTCAAGCGGATCACCGACTGCGGCGTGGTCGGCATGGGCGGCGCGGCGTTCCCGACCCATGTGAAGCTCTCCCCGCCGCCGGAAAAGGAAGTCGATACGCTGATTCTGAACGGCGCCGAGTGCGAGCCGTACCTGACCGCCGACCACCGGCTCATGCTCGAGAATCCGGGTGCGGTTCTCGAGGGCGCGGCGATCTCCGCGAAGATCCTCGGAGTCAAGAATATCTACATCGGCGTCGAAGTCAACAAGGTCGATGCGATCGAAGCGCTGAACAGAAACGCCGCCGACTTCGGCGTCCGCGTGGTCGGACTCAAGGTCCAGTATCCGCAGGGTTCCGAAAAGCAGCTGATCAAAGCGATCACCGACCGCGAGGTCCCGACCGGCGGACTGCCGATGGACGCGCACTGCGTGGTCCAGAACGTCGGAACCGCCGCCGCGGTGGCGGATGCGGTCTGCCGCGGCATTCCGCTGGTCGAACGGATCACGACCGTGACCGGTGAAGTCGTGAAGAATCCCGGCAACTGGCTGCTGAAGCTCGGAACTCCGGTCATCGAGGCGATCAGGTTCGCCGGGGGCGTAACCGCCGAGCCCGGCAAACTCATCATGGGCGGCCCGATGATGGGATTCGCCCAGAAGAACTTCGACGTGACGATCTGCAAAAACAGCTCCGGCGTGCTGCTGCTGCCGCAATCCGAAAGCATCGCCTACGGCTCGGCCGGCTGCATCCGCTGCGGCCGCTGCGTGGAAGGGTGCCCGATGAACCTCGTGCCATGCCTCCTCGGCAACGCGATCGAGGCCGAACGCTTCGAGCTCGCGGCCCAGAATCACGTCATGGACTGTCTCGAATGCGGCTCCTGCGCCTACGTCTGCCCGGCCCACCGGCCGCTCGTGCAGCACATGCGCCGCGCGAAAGCCGAAATCCGCAAACAGAGCAAAAAGTAA
- a CDS encoding PTS sugar transporter subunit IIA produces the protein MKYDFTQYVTKDSVMSLDGRNKLEVMDQLITRAADLTKLNRDVIFRLTWKREQMMTTGVGGMLALPHIRVNDINHPYVIVGVCENPIEDYQSQDDQPVRVIVFTVAPDENQEAYLQLLGSISRKLRNTSLIQELVDAAGNPAQILDLVHRDEVK, from the coding sequence ATGAAGTATGATTTCACTCAGTACGTGACCAAGGATTCGGTGATGTCGCTCGACGGGCGGAACAAGCTCGAAGTGATGGACCAGCTGATTACCCGTGCCGCGGATCTGACCAAACTCAACCGGGACGTGATTTTCCGGCTCACCTGGAAGCGGGAGCAGATGATGACCACCGGGGTCGGCGGCATGCTTGCGCTGCCGCACATCCGGGTCAACGACATCAATCACCCGTATGTGATCGTCGGCGTCTGCGAGAATCCGATCGAGGATTACCAGAGCCAGGACGACCAGCCGGTCCGGGTTATCGTCTTCACCGTCGCGCCGGATGAGAATCAGGAAGCCTACCTTCAGCTGCTCGGCAGCATCTCCCGCAAGCTGCGCAACACGTCGCTTATTCAGGAACTGGTCGATGCGGCCGGCAATCCGGCCCAGATTCTCGATCTCGTCCACCGGGACGAAGTGAAGTAA
- the rsxE gene encoding electron transport complex subunit RsxE — MSLLTDFTKGIWKENPVLVLLLGTCPTLAVTSSATNGLGMGLATTGVLLGSNLVISLIAGIVPKKVRIPVYIVVIATFVTIVDLLMKAYAPPALYTALGIFIPLIVVNCIVLGRAEAFASKNGPLSSVLDGLGMGLGFTLTLTMLGAAREFLSSGSVFEVKLITAWTTDFLLPSAAPGAFILVGVILALKNYASYRKAVKAGRLYVPPKGLDCRHCNICTAHIDDEK; from the coding sequence ATGAGTCTGCTTACCGATTTCACCAAAGGCATCTGGAAGGAAAATCCGGTTCTCGTTCTGCTGCTCGGCACCTGTCCGACGCTGGCGGTCACCAGCAGCGCCACAAACGGCCTCGGCATGGGGCTGGCGACGACCGGAGTGCTGCTCGGCAGCAACCTCGTCATTTCGCTCATCGCCGGAATCGTGCCGAAAAAGGTGCGCATTCCCGTCTACATCGTCGTCATCGCGACTTTCGTGACCATCGTCGACCTGCTGATGAAGGCGTACGCGCCGCCCGCTCTGTACACGGCGCTCGGCATCTTCATTCCGCTCATCGTGGTCAACTGCATCGTGCTCGGCCGCGCCGAGGCGTTCGCCTCGAAAAACGGACCGCTCAGCTCCGTGCTCGACGGCCTCGGCATGGGACTCGGCTTCACGCTGACGCTGACCATGCTCGGCGCGGCGCGTGAGTTCCTGAGCTCCGGCTCCGTTTTCGAAGTCAAGCTCATCACGGCATGGACCACGGATTTCCTGCTGCCTTCCGCCGCGCCCGGCGCTTTCATCCTCGTCGGCGTCATCCTCGCGCTCAAAAATTATGCGAGCTATCGCAAGGCGGTCAAAGCAGGCAGACTCTACGTGCCCCCGAAAGGGCTCGACTGCCGTCACTGCAACATCTGCACCGCCCATATCGACGACGAGAAGTAA